The sequence TCCGCCCTTCGCGGAAGTCGCGAGCTTCCACCATTTCCGTCCGACTTGAGACGACTGCTCGGCGCTGCCCTGCGTGAGCTACCACCGCAGTGGTTCGAGGTTGGGCGGTATCAAAACAGCGGAATCTGGATCGAGTTGGCGGCACTGATCGAGGCCGCTGGACTTTTTGACGAGGCCTGGGATCTGCTCAGCGCGATGGCCGACGTCATTTCGTCCCACCCGACTGCTCGAGGCGAGCGATCTTCGCCCTCTGATGACCTCGAAGCGGCAACTTTGCGGTCGTTTCTCTGGGCGCGGCGCGGACGCGTCTCCAGAATGGCCGGTCGGCTCGATAACGCCGAAGCATGCTACGGCGAAGCCCTGGCAGGGCCGGAGCTGCACGCACGCCCCGCGTTTTGGTCCGATGTCTATCCGTGGGCTTGGATCGGCCGCGCGGTCCTCGCCGTCGAGCGTGGTAACTATCCGGCGGCGAGGACCTTTGCGCTCAAGGCGTTGGACACTCGGGTGCCATCCGGACATCAGGCGCAAGCGCATGTGATGCTCGCGCTGTTCGACCGCAAACGGCAACGGCATGACCGCGCGCTCCATCACTTGTGGAGCGCGCACGATCTCTCCGACAACCATCCGGTCCACCAAGCGGAGATCCTCGTCGCGCTCGGTGAGGTGGCCTTGCAATTAGGTGACACCTGCGCCGCGATTCGTGCGTGGCGCGCGGTCCTCTCGCTGAATCGTACCCCCCGCATGGTGGCGCCAGCGGTCGTCGGCTTGATGGATGCCATGGCCTCTCAGTATCAGGGTGGCGACCCATGCGGCGAATGCTCCTCGCTCATCGCGCGCAGTACCTGGTTTGTGCAGCCGTCCGAAAGCCGTGGCGACGTGCCACGTCGGATGGCGTCGCTCGTGGGCAGGCTGTGCAATCACGAGTCCTTGCCCGCGCTGATCGCCGGTGAGCTCGCGCGGCACGACACGGTCGAGCTCCAGTTGGCACGAGCGCGCCTCCTTTTTACCATTGGGGAGACGTCGGCGGCGATTGGGCTTGCCTCGAGCCTGCGCGCCGATGCGGTGCAGCTTGGCTTTCATGAGCGCGTCTTTCAGATCGACGCGCTCCTGGCGAACTCCGGCATCGACCAGTCGGCGCCAACGGCGATTGGGCAAAAGCGCCGCGCCTTGACTTCGCAGGTGCAGGCGGATCTGGCACGGTGCTTCGTCCTGGACGCGGAGGCTCAGGGGGAGCGGGGCGCGCTCGTATGAAGGCGCTCTCCGAATCCTCCGTGAGCGCGCGGAGCTATCCGCCGCCGGGCGATTCACCCGCACGCGCGCCGTCGGCAGCGATCTCTCGTCGACGAGGGCAGCAGGTGCCCGAGGCGCTGGCCGTCGTGAGTGCTCCCGTGGAGTGGCACGCCAATCTGCAGGCCAGCCTCGGGACGCTGACGAAGGTGCACTATGCCAAATCGGTGGCGGACTGTGCGGCGTTGATCAGTCGAACGAATTCAATAGCCGTGCTCATCACGATTCCCGCACGAGCCAACGATCCAGCATTGGATGACTACCGCCGCTTGCGGACCCTATTTCAGCAGACACCGTTCATCGCGTTCTATGTGTCCGGCTGCTCAGATCTGCGGGCGTTAGCCGCGCTCGCCGCCGCCGATGTCCGGCACGTCCTGCAGAGTGATCGGTTGCATTCTGCTGAGCATGTGTACTCGGCGCTCGCCGCGAGCGAATCGTGGAGTCTGGCGCTGCGGGTGTGGCGACAGGCCGGCATCACCGTGGGCGATGAACTCTCGACCTTGATGCTGACCGCCCTGCGCCTGGGGCACGAGCCGCTGGCGGTGCCGCGACTCGCGCTTGCCGCGCAAATGCACGAGCGTACGCTTCGCAAATACTGTGATCGGCATCGATTGCCGACGCCGCAGTGGCTTATTGGATGGGCACGATGCTTGATCGCGGCGTACTATCTCGAAGAGCGTGGGCGGTCCATTCAAAGCATCGCCGATATCATGCATTTTAATTCCGCGGTGCTCCTTGCGAATCACGTGAAGCGCTACAGCGGCCTGACGGCGTCAGAGTTGCGTCGTCGTGGGCCGCTGACGACCTGCGCACGTCAATTTGAAGAGTTTGTGCGCACCCCAACGAAGTGGACGGCCAAACGGACAGGCGACTAACGCCGGGCAGCATCGCGTACAGTAGGAACGACGTGAGCCTCGCACTCGGCGTTGGTGCCCTTGTGACCCGGCATCAACGGCTGGGATCCTCGTGCTGTCGAACCCTGGCGGTCCACGGTGCGCCACACGACACGCAGCAATGGACGCGCCCTGGATCTGGGCGGATTCGCAAACGCCTGCCGCGACCGCCGCGTTGATGAATCACCATTCGCCGTCCCGGTTGCAGCGCCTCAGGGCCCCGCGACCGTGCCGGAGTGTTCGTGACGGAGAGCGACTCGCCCGGCTCGCTGACGCTCGCCGCGCCGTCCCGCACGCGAGAGGGCACGTCCGAACCCGTGCTCGACCACGCAAATTGCTCCAAGTAGGAATGGAAGACCGGATCGGAGCAGTCGAGCGCCGCCCACCGACTTAGCGGGTCGAGTAAGGTCAGTGGGTAACAGCGCGCAGAATGCGTAACGCCACCTGGGCTGCGTATCGTTGGGTGGGCGCGTCCAACGGTGAATGCGCGATGCGCCCGATGGGGCCTACGCTTGCAGCGCATGAAAGTCTGGATGCGGCGGAGCCTCTTCAGCGACTCCGACCGTCCGCCAGCGCTAGTGCGAGCGATGACCAGATCGTCTCTGCGGTAGTTCGCGAATGTTGAGGCGAGTGTAAGAGCAGCGGACGATCACGGTGCGTTGCTCACGCCTCATGGTCCCGGGGGGATGCGGCCGCGCGAATTCCGTGCGGACCGACCCATCTTTGCGACCGCCGCTAGTCAGGCTCTCTCCCCAGCGATGAGTACCGCTCGGAGCGAGCGCCGAGGACGGCCGCTCGGTTAGGCGTTTTCCCATGACTCACCGTTGCGTACGAATGACTAGACGCGCCGCTGAACGGGACGAACCCAGGCCACTCAGAACCGATGGCGCCATGAGCACTCATCGTCCATGCGTCTCCTCGCCCTTTACTCCAGATCGCGTTCCGCGAGCATGAGGGCCGCCCATTGCCTCAGCACACCGAACTCTGACTCTCGTCGAACAGACCGGAGGGCGGACCGCTGAGCGTCGGGTGCCGACGCGAGAATGGCGAGGGCAACGCTGCGGCGACGTCGGAGCCAGTAGGCGCGACGTCGCGCGCTGGATGATACGTGTATCGAGCGTGCGAAAGTGCAATCGAGCTGAATTGCCATCAGTCGCCCGAAGTCCATCGGTTCAAGCGGCCCGTAGAGATACCGCGACACCAGCGGCGCACGCTTTGCGCCGACCGGCAGCGTCATTCGAGGTGCATCAGGGTGCGTACCGTCCATGACTGACGCTGCGTGGTGGGTGCCGTCGGTGTCAACCGTGGAATCGGCGTGCGCCTTTCGTATTCGGCACCCCAATGCAGTCAAAGTGAGCAGTCTCAGTGCTGCTTGCAGATCGCACACAAGTGCCTACCGGAATTGCACACTCAGGACGCCTCCTGATCGTCTGACGGTAACCGCTCGCCTGTGAGATCGTAGCCTTCGGTCCGGAGGGGAGGCGGCGGGTGTCCAGTCCGGACACCATGGTGATGCTCAAGCACTTCCAGCGGTGCGGGCAGCCGAAAGCCGCCAATGCTCGTGAGTTGAGGATCAGTCGCCACCTCGCCGCTCACCTGATCGAGATCGGGCAGTTGGACCGAGCCTGGTCGTGGGCGCGCCGCATTCCCGCGTGTAAGGCTCGCCGAAGCTCGACCCCTTCACGCGGTTAATTCAGGAGCGGCTGGCCGCGTTCCCGCACCGTCGGGGGTGCGCTTGCTCGCGCAGTTCGAGCAGTGGTGTACACGGGCGGCTACTCGCGGAGTAGCCACGGCAGGTGCGGCCGCAGCCCGTGCCCGTGGTTCGGTTTGTAACGCCGCCGGGGCGGCAGGCCCAGTTCGACTTTGTGGAACTCCGCATGCCGTGGGGCAAGCTCTATGCTGTGCTGACGGTACTCGGCTGCGCGCGCTTCCTCCTAGTCAGCTGCGTGCCACGGCCGACGGCGCTCACCCTGATTTGGGAGCTTGAGCGGGTTTTCGCCGCGTTCGGCGACGTGCCGCAGGAGTTGCCGCTCGGCCGCACCCAATCGGTGGTCGGCGTCGGCTATTCGTCACCGCAGGGTGAGAATTCGGCTGGGTCGTTGAGCCGGTACGGGCGTCAGCGCGACGACGCGATTGTCATGCCTTCGATAATCGGCCCGGAGACGGAACCGTGTACTGTTGTTGCTCAGGGGATCTATCGCATTCTCGATCCGGGCGGTACGACTAATACAGGCCAGAGCGCGTCTGATTCGGCGTTATGGTTCGGACTCGACGACGGCACGAACCCGCTGGAGTGGAACTGACGGTAGTCCGTGGAGAAAGTCACGATGAATCAATGCCGTATTGTTCGTTGGACGACCCTCATCATTCTCGCGTTCAGCACGGCCTGTGGCGGGGAGGCGACCACGCGACAGGAGACACTGCCGCCTGTGTCGGCGCTGAGCATCGAGTCCGCGCCAGACGCCATGGTCGTGGGTGCCATCGCGCAACTCGCGGTGCGTGTCGCTGGGGCCAACGGGCAAACACTTAGCGGTCGTTCGGTTGTCTGGTCGTCGGCCGGTGGAGTCGTCGCTGTTTCGGCCGGCGGGCTCGTGACGGCTGTGCAACCGGGCATCGGGACCGTATCGGTGAGCTGCGAGGGACAGACGGCGAGTGCCACCATTCGGGTGACGCCCAAACCGATTGCCCAGCTCACCGTCACTCCCTCCGAGCAGCAGCTGATGGTTGGCACGAGCTTTACGCCGACGGCGGTGGCCTTGGACGATAGCGGGAAGGTGCTGTCCGGTCGCACGTTCGTCTGGTCAACCGAAAACGCGGCGACGGCGACGGTTTCGGCCGGAGGCACCGTGAGCGCCGTGGCCCCGGGCACGACGCGAGTTACGGCGGGCGCGGAGGGACGAACCGCCAGCGTCGTAGTACGGGTGATTCCCATTCCCGTCGCGGCGCTCACCATTCCGACGCCCGCACTCACACTGATCACGGGACAGACGGTGACGCTCACTGCGATCCCTCGGGATTCACTCGGACGAGCGCTCACCGGACGCCTCGTCACCTGGAGCAGTTGCGTGCCGAGCGTGGCCTCAATCTCCACAGGTGGTGTCGTCACGGGCGTCTCGCCGGGGGCCGCGAGCATCACGGCGACGAGCGAAGGTGTCTCGGCGTCTATTCCCGTCACGGTTCAGTTGCCGCCGGTGGCGTCCATGACCATTACCCCCACGAGTTTGCGCATGCCCGTTGGGACGAATGCGTCGTTCACGGCAACGCTCCGCGATGCGGGTGGGATTGTGCTCACGGACCGCCCCATCGCGTGGACCGTTGATAACCCGGTGATCGCAACGATCTCCACGTCGGGTGTAGTAACCGCGCTGGTGAGTGGCTCAACCGCGGTGCGCGCGAGCGTTGAGGGCCGAAGCGTCACCGCGAACCTGACGGTGCTTATCCCGGAGGTGACCGTCCAAGTATCGCCGGCCACCGCGAGTCTCGCGCCGGGACAAAGTCTTCAACTCCTGGCGAGCGTACACGATGCCATTACCGGAATCACGCTTACACGGCCGGTCACCTGGCGCGCGTCTTCCCCAAGCGTCGCGAGCGTAAACGCGACCGGACTTGTCACCGCTCTCGCCTACGGTACGACTGTCGTCGAAGCGACGAGTGATGCGCGGACGAGCGCGTCCACCATTCGTGTCGAACCCCAGAGCGCCTCAATCGGACTGGTCACCGGCAATGGCCAAACTGCCCCCGTCAGAACCAGCGTGCCGGTATCCCCCACGGTCGTGGTCAAGGACGGCGCTGGAAGGGCGGTACCAGGCGTGACGGTCACGTTCGACGTCATCGAGAACACCGGGCTCGTGATCGGCAGTACCGACGTGACGGACGCCAACGGCGAAGCGAGCGCGGCCTCGTGGATTCTCGGCGCTACCGCTGGCAGCAACAAACTTCGCGCATCGGTCGGGCTCTCGACCGTTACGGGCAGCCCGGTCGTCTTTACCGCGACGGGTACGCCAACGACATCGACGGGCACCACGACGTGTTGCAAACGCTGCACCACGGGGAAGCCGTGCGGTGATTCCTGTATCGCGCTGTCATCGACCTGTAGGACGCTCGGCGGTTGCGCGTGCTATGGATCCAATACGTGGAGTGAGGCCATTCTCGGTGTGCGCTTGGCGTCAGTCGAAGCGCCCTGGCGTAGGGAAACGGAACCAACGGTTCCGATCAGCTTTTTCCCGTTCCACGCAATCTGGTCATTCGGCTGCTTCGACGACTTCCTGCAGACGGTCGATCTGTCCTCGCGAGCGTAACGCGTTCGAAGTCCGTCACCATCAATCGGTGCTCAATCCTGCAGTACACGACCCGCGACCTCCTATGCACCTGATCGCTGCTGCCGGCGGGGCTGAATGATGAGCCTGATTCGTTCGCTGCGCTCCGCTAGCACGATGTTATGAATCCCTGCGGCAGAACTTGGTGTCAGGCGCCCACCGGGATAGTCTCTTTCCACATCTGAATTGGAGGATCGCTCAATGGCAAAGAAGGCGGCGAAGAAGGTGGGCAAGAAGACGGCGAGGAAGGCCGCGAAGAAGGCCGCGAAGAAGGCCGCGAAGAAGGCCGCGAAGAAGGCCTCCAAGCAGAGTACAAAAACGGCTTCTATTGTTATCGCAAAGAAGGAAGGGCCCGTAAGCGGCAATAAGGGCACGAATAGCACCGGTCCGAGGTCACACGTCTTATGAAGCTCAGCGAGGCTCGAGAGGCGTACTACGACCACTCTGGGAAGGCTAGCGATCAGGCTCGCGCGTTGGCCCTTGCTGGCATCGCGGTGGTGTGGATATTCAGGATCGGTGATGGTGCGGCTGCGAAGCTCGATGCGGACTTTCTTGGACCGCTGTTGTGTCTAGTGATCGGTCTAGCGCTGGACTTCGCACAGTATGTTCTTGCAGCGCTTATTTGGGGCTCGTTTCATCGGTTGAAAGAACGGCAGAGCGAGGACTTGACCGTTGACATCGAGGTAACCGCACCACCCGCGATCAACTATCCGAGCGTGGTTTGCTTTTGGTCCAAACTGGTGGCTGTTTCGATTGGCTCTGTCTGGCTCATTCGACTCATCGCTGGCAGATGGCTGTAATGACGATGCGTCTTGACCGCTAACCGAGTGCTCGCCTCGCGGACGCCTAACCTCGCGTCGATGCCGGACGGCCGCTCTTTGGTCCGCACTGTAACGGCGGCGCTAGCGCGCTGACGTTGACGGAGTTCTGTCTTCCGCAGCTGTTGCTCAACACTGGCGTCAGGCCGTCGCCTTTGGACGCTTGCGGTGAGAAATTTCGGCGTGCTTCACCATCCTGTGCCTCCAAATTTAGGATCGGAGCGATGATGCTGATTGCATTGACTTTCGAATCGGTACTGCTTGGCTCTCCGCAGTCCAGAGCGTCGCGCGATACCATACGCACTGACAGTCTGTTGCGCGAGCTTCCGCAACTGTTGGATTTTCGCAGATCCACCGCGAACGCCGACACTGCGGACTAGCTGAACTGGTCATCAAATCCTCCAGCAGGGCTGTATCTCTCGCGAGTGCTCGAAGAGATCGGTGCATCCAAGGTCTGGCCGCTCGAGGGATCGCTAAAGTGTAACCAGCAGGTATCAGTGCGCTCACTTTGGACCGACACGGTCGCTGCGCGAGCCGCGCTGGTGTCCGCGCTCGCTACCGACTCACAGTTCACAATTCCGTTGTTGCAGCTTGCTGCGCTGATGCTTGCCGCAGAGGGTGCTGTTGTTATCGGTGCGCCCACTCGACGGAGTCAGCCGCCTCAATCCAGAACGGCCTTTGCGATGGCCGCTCGGTACTTCCAGATCTACGTCGACGAGAAGGGGGCGTGCAGGTCAATATGTGCGCCAAACGCAGTGATCTTCGACTGCGCGTGCGTGCCAGGAATGACCTGATCGAAGCATGGATGTTTGCCGGGCAAGAGGGAACGTGGCCGCCATCGGCAAAGTGGCGCTGCGCGTAATCCGTCGACCAGAAGCGCTCGGTACCTCGGATGCGGCTATGGAACGCAGACAACGGGCGGTTTCGACCGCTCTTGCCGAAAGTTCGGTGTTGCGATCAACGATTCGAGAGTACGCCCGACGCTCATGATCCTGGGCTCCGACTCGTCTTGTTGATTGAGCCTCAGTCCGTGCTTTTGGTATAGCAAATCGTCAGCGGACCAAACGGATCGCGGCTGCAAGTACCGTATCGCATCTGCCGATTCCTTCCGCATGCACTCTCGCCGCTGGTTTTCGTTTCGGACAGCGCGCTCACCGGGGAGTGTGTATAAACGTTAGCTTGAGTGCGAGATGGCCGCCGGAGGGCATTTTTCGGTCATCGAGTGGAGTATGCGACAGACGCGTCTACGTAGGCCGGCGCTCTCGGGGGGCGCCCCCTTTTGAGTCGGCTGGCCGTCACGCAATCCACGTCACCGGCCACGTGGCGCTCAGCGTGCGTGCGGCTGGGCAGCCCCGCGCGGTGCAGATCGCGTGATGTACTCGCGGAGCGGCACCCATGCGAACGGCTCTACGTGATGGTCTGGGCCGCCGCGTGCTCTCGTCGCGGGGCAAGCGCCAAGCAAATCGCATGGGTGACTCTTCCAGGAAGCATGGTGGTTGTGCGCAAAACGCGGAGCCCCTGACGCCGACCTTGGGGTTCGCTACACTCCGCACGCAACTCAATGCATCATACTTTCACCAGCGCGTGCGTCCCCGCCCCGCCGCTCACGCAGCTTCGAAGGCGGCGACGTCGGTCGCTTGACGCACCTACCGAATTCCTAGTCCTTGCAATGCTGCCGTCAATCCAGCCGACGTGACGAAGCCACCGATAACGATGCTTGGATCAGCACGAGGTCCGTACCATCGCATCGCCGCCATGACCTGCATGGGAAAGGCTCCCGCACGCGCTCCCAAGAAGAGCGGAACCACACTGACGCCCCCATACAAGTCGGCCCCTGCGTTGTTGAAGGCCGTGGCAACCACGACGCGCACGCGCGGCACAGCAAAACCCGGGAAGATGAGCGGCACGTCGGCGCCGATGGTGGGCAAGAATCGCTTAGTCAGCTGGGGATTTGGCGTGAACCCATCCCGATTGGCAGGCCGT is a genomic window of Gemmatimonadaceae bacterium containing:
- a CDS encoding tetratricopeptide repeat protein, whose protein sequence is MPIDRTLLQGASMLAQSALRGSRELPPFPSDLRRLLGAALRELPPQWFEVGRYQNSGIWIELAALIEAAGLFDEAWDLLSAMADVISSHPTARGERSSPSDDLEAATLRSFLWARRGRVSRMAGRLDNAEACYGEALAGPELHARPAFWSDVYPWAWIGRAVLAVERGNYPAARTFALKALDTRVPSGHQAQAHVMLALFDRKRQRHDRALHHLWSAHDLSDNHPVHQAEILVALGEVALQLGDTCAAIRAWRAVLSLNRTPRMVAPAVVGLMDAMASQYQGGDPCGECSSLIARSTWFVQPSESRGDVPRRMASLVGRLCNHESLPALIAGELARHDTVELQLARARLLFTIGETSAAIGLASSLRADAVQLGFHERVFQIDALLANSGIDQSAPTAIGQKRRALTSQVQADLARCFVLDAEAQGERGALV
- a CDS encoding helix-turn-helix domain-containing protein, which codes for MKALSESSVSARSYPPPGDSPARAPSAAISRRRGQQVPEALAVVSAPVEWHANLQASLGTLTKVHYAKSVADCAALISRTNSIAVLITIPARANDPALDDYRRLRTLFQQTPFIAFYVSGCSDLRALAALAAADVRHVLQSDRLHSAEHVYSALAASESWSLALRVWRQAGITVGDELSTLMLTALRLGHEPLAVPRLALAAQMHERTLRKYCDRHRLPTPQWLIGWARCLIAAYYLEERGRSIQSIADIMHFNSAVLLANHVKRYSGLTASELRRRGPLTTCARQFEEFVRTPTKWTAKRTGD
- a CDS encoding Ig-like domain-containing protein, with the translated sequence MNQCRIVRWTTLIILAFSTACGGEATTRQETLPPVSALSIESAPDAMVVGAIAQLAVRVAGANGQTLSGRSVVWSSAGGVVAVSAGGLVTAVQPGIGTVSVSCEGQTASATIRVTPKPIAQLTVTPSEQQLMVGTSFTPTAVALDDSGKVLSGRTFVWSTENAATATVSAGGTVSAVAPGTTRVTAGAEGRTASVVVRVIPIPVAALTIPTPALTLITGQTVTLTAIPRDSLGRALTGRLVTWSSCVPSVASISTGGVVTGVSPGAASITATSEGVSASIPVTVQLPPVASMTITPTSLRMPVGTNASFTATLRDAGGIVLTDRPIAWTVDNPVIATISTSGVVTALVSGSTAVRASVEGRSVTANLTVLIPEVTVQVSPATASLAPGQSLQLLASVHDAITGITLTRPVTWRASSPSVASVNATGLVTALAYGTTVVEATSDARTSASTIRVEPQSASIGLVTGNGQTAPVRTSVPVSPTVVVKDGAGRAVPGVTVTFDVIENTGLVIGSTDVTDANGEASAASWILGATAGSNKLRASVGLSTVTGSPVVFTATGTPTTSTGTTTCCKRCTTGKPCGDSCIALSSTCRTLGGCACYGSNTWSEAILGVRLASVEAPWRRETEPTVPISFFPFHAIWSFGCFDDFLQTVDLSSRA